gcTCTTCCTTCCTTTGGTGATGAAGTTGGGCCGTCTTTATTATGTCAATTCTGGGTCAACCATATTCCCATGTTTATAATCTTAAATAAGTACAAAGAAACTCATAATACTTATGCCTAGTAGTCGAATATTCTaatgatataatatttttttcaaatagagTCCAAACAATATCTTCTCATACTTATGCCTAATAGTCGAATATTCATGTCATTTTGATGCAGTAGAGTAAGTAGTGTAACACTCCGACATTTTCAACtcttttaaaattgattttgaaggAACGTCGAATATGTAGCTGAAAGTTATCTAACGGCCCAAGTTCTTTTTTACATTTGAATGACGATTTCGCGACCAAAACGAAAAATTAATGCTAATGGACTCAGGAACGAGAAGTGTTTTACTGACGATGATAAAAAGGAATTTCGAATATTGTAAGCctcaaattttagaaatagaTTAATATCTCTTTTTTAGAAGCTCAATTCTTTTTCTCGAGAAACCTATCATTAAGAGCCCAATTTTACACTTACAAATCTCAGCCTAAAGGGGATATGGAGAGAAGAAttagatagagagagagttgaaGACGATGCAAATAAAAAGGGGATTTGAATTTCTCTGATTTTGGGATTTTAGAATGGAGATTTCTTAGTTTATGTTTGGGCTAAGGAATGAAGGAAATGGGTGTGTTTAAAGAGTCTGGCTGCTTTTAATCAAAGTACACGTTGTTGAAATGGGCAATGCATGCactgttttaattaaatttattttttaaagtttaatttagcatgttatattcttttataaaaaggTGATTTCTGCATACTATTTGAGAATCGAATAGAAAGATAAGTTGAGGATTTAAGCGAATGAGATGaactttctttttaaataagtactactatatgttactcctagtaaaataaagtactaattgagatatgaaattgaatttaataaatttttgaatagTACATGTTTGTCGTGTGTGCAGTGCGCGCATTTTCCTGTGTAGAGTATCTATATTTTGTGAACAtcccaaaatgataaaaaaggattacttttcgtggacggagggggtacgtgatattattcatattcaataaataacaTTAATAAGTTTTGAATTTTACTTAATCCAtccatttaaatataaaaaaaaacaagctaTTGCTGCTCCAACAATAATAGCTGCTTGCTTTCCCCTCAAATTGCAGATTTTGTGACGTTCTTTTATCACCTTAAGACATTTtgatacataattaattaaatagactaaaaaattgaaatagaaaaaattagaactcgatttttgaatgataaaaatattattatataaaaagagattttttttaagaaaagcCCTAACAATCTAATAAATAAGGAGTagtagtttaattaaattcgaaATTGAGTTTCCTAAAGATGTGATTATCTTCGATGCTCCTCTCTTCAGCAATACATAAACCAGGAGAAAGCTCCACCTCACAGTTTGAAGACCTTGTCAAATGGTCTATTACTCTTTGTAACACCGTGCTAAATTCATGACGACCTTCCATCACTTTGAGAACTTTTATGTTGGGAAATGGAGGAGGAGTTTGCTCAAAGGAGTTGAATAAGCGGCTGAGAATCTATGAGTTTCAAACAACCGTTACcaaatacatacatacatgCAATTAAGCAACACTTTATTAGTagaagtagagagagaaatgtaCCTCTAGAGTGTCCAAAGTCAATGAAACTTCAGTGGCATTCCCAAATTGGCGAAACATCTTCCCAAAGTAGGTATGAGTGTCATGCAAAAAGGGTCTAATGCAATGAATGTCTAAATACACTTGTTCCAACATTGGAAGATTCACCTTTGAACATTTCCAAGCGAGATAATGTTGGTATCTGAATGTGGTAAGCAACGGGGCAGAGACCTCGTCCAAATCTAAATGGTAACAACCCTCGATTTCAAGAACTCTGAGCTTCGGAGACTTTATAACAACAAGCCTGCCAATCGTAGGCCCGACCAGCATAAGCTTCTCCAGCTCCGGGAGGCCCGAGAAGGGCTCCACCGCGTCGCGATCGTCCGCGAAGAGCAAACGGGTTTGAAGGCGGAGAGTTTTCAAATTCGGCAAAGATAAAGAGTCGGCGGCGGGGAGGCTGACGTGGAGGCGGAGGGAGGGGAGGGAACGCCACAGGTTTTTCCATCTTTTGGAGAGAAAAGTGGTTTTAACGGCTTCGgatgtgttgattttgttgaggaTGAGTAGAAGAATATCATCACACACTTGGCTAACTAATTGCATGTCTAGTTGGATGTATGACCTTTTATATTCCTATTtgtcaataaataattagttggACACACCACCTTATCGTGTCATGATGGTATGGAAGGACTATTGAATATTATGTATACCACATGGACTACATTTTGGGCTTCGAATAATgttgaattcatttttaattaattaatttttagtttggcTTTTATAATAGGGCTACATTCTAATTTAGAATTCCGATTTGTTGGATTTTCTAcaataatatatgtattttttttaccaattgtCTAACAAGAATGGTCGGAATCTTCTAATTgaaaatagtcattttttttgcatatcatcataatataaaataacattatgGTGGGGTATTTTATCTAATGATatattccatccgtcccatgACAAGTGAGCAAAAATATTTCGGCATgagatttaaggaaatgaggttttgttagtaaagcggaaagtaaataaagttagacagtaaataaagtagagagaaaaagtaagagagaaaataccaaaaaagaaaatggctcacttatcttggaacgtcccaaaaagaaatgtggGTCGCTTATattggaacggatggagtaatttttttcaaatagtcCAAACGGTATCTTCTCATACTTATGCCTAAAAGTCGAATATTCGTGTCATTGTGATGCAGTAGAGTAGACACTGGAATTGGTGCATAGCTATCTTAATAGATGGACCATATCGCCCCGTGTTATATGTTGGACGCCGTTGCATAGTGTTATGTCTCCGTCCTGCATCGTCATCGtcaaaagggaagaaaaaagatgaagatgaaaacATAGAATCcaacatttaaatatgaagAAGTCTTTCACTGATAGAAGCTAAATATTAAGTAAGATCTTATCTAATCACAGTGAGTTCTATAGTAGTTGCAATAACTCCCCAAATTTTGTCATGCTAGAATTCAGTTTAAATATAGCTAGCAAACAAAGAGCTGTAGGTATGTATGTTAAGCCCAGTTACTGGTTTTTATAGCTCTCTATCTCATGTTTGGGTTGGATTTGAATTGTTTATTCAGATAAATTAATGGGCTCACAGGCCCAATTTTATCTCATATACAGGAATCcaaatatttgtattaatcaggaaaaaataaaggaaaattattgtggataaataattactcctaCATACTTGTATTATgtataaataaagtaaagtaacattattttatcacacctattaaatctatataataGTCTATATATGTACGGAAAACGGTTATTTAACCTAATACTATTactgtttaattttttatttaattgtttaaccACAATTATCTATTTTGAAAGCCCTTTTCTATGTGAACAGTATTGGTCCTTTTCTCCGACatgtattaaattatttttattgaaattaaatgaagtaGCTTTTGGCCCACTCCTTTGTCGTATTTAATGTCgaataaatgaagtatattttggTCCACTATTTTTaggtattaatttatagtcaTAAGCTATATAAATATCTCCATAGACTAACTTATAAACTTAAACAAGGGTCAAATACTAACTTATAAACTTAATCAATTTTGTAcgttaaaaatattaatataaagaCAAAAATTTACAAGCTTTTTATGTTGATaacttatgtctttgtgttgatatttaagtTTAcgtgttgtattgatataattatatttttgtgttgataattttaatacgcAGAATTGAAAGTTATCACGGGAGTAAATAGAGTGCTTCtctgatattttaaaaaaaaacaaaactaactAATGAATTTCAAGGGAGGTAAATTTTCACTTGTATGTATGCATATTATTTTCACTTATTCAATACATGTGTAGACATTACTTGCAAATTTAGAAGCCTAGAGCTATTAGCCTATCATAATAAATGACTCATAACTTCGTATATTTAAGAACAAGATCtgaaaataccaaatttagtgcgaaattcatgtattttaATCGAACTAGCCCACACATTTTGCTAAACAATTACTTAAATTGTACTCCTCTTCTTAGTACAGAATTGACTAGACCAATTTCTTAATAAGGAAATGAGTAGTCGTAgcatttgataaataaatatattgagatgccaattttgttgatttaacCAACACATTGTTGTCACATTAGTAGTGATATAAACAATTTTACCAATGATGAAACatattttcattctatttacATTTTGATGTCCAaaccaaataaatatatatacttataatatttgagttttaatGATATGATACGTTATTTGATTGATAAAACGATATGTTTACACGATAAACTGGGAACAAATTATTGGGATAGTCATGAAGTTCTGTCTAATTTTGAACATAATGATAAACCAATCGGAAAAAAGATTTGTTTGCAATTATCTTCGCGTGAAAAAAAATCGATATATACGTATAGTATAATGTTGTTcgttttttaaataaaaatgtcattttctgGATTAATGAACAATATCGCATGTCCTCGTATGTTTTTGATTTCCATGGAGTGTGAGTATGCAATTTCACCAAACTATTTCTATTCAGGAATGATTATGAATGAATtcaaactttattattttttcagcTTATTTTTGAAATCGGAAATAATAggatatttaagaaaaatttatgattctttttttgaattaaaccACTTTATAATTCACTAGTGACACTTGGCGAGATCAACGAGGTAAATCGAAGAGTGAGAGCCGTTGGATGAgcgaaaaaaatatttttccttgGATTTTACTTTTGGAGGCgccaaagaaacaaaataaacatacgCGTGCTCCTAATTTTTTTGGCTTTGTACtgtattattgaaatttgaaacaaaaataaaaaaccataaacaaaTAGTAcagaaaaattattgatttaaaaaaaacacgcaaattgaattttgtattaaaaaaatcctaTATTCGCCAGGACACGTGGCGAGATCGGAAGGTGAAAGGCGATAGCGAGGGCGAACGAGAGCCGTCGGATGAGGGGAGTCTGGCATTAACTGAGCTGACACGGAAACTAATGCAGTGAAGGAGACAGCAACACAGTGACACATTCACGTGCGCCACCTTCCGTTTCAGAATGTCTTCTCTGCAGTTACCTGCCCTGCTCTGCtgcacacatacacacacccGCACGTGTCATTTGTCTTCTGTCTCTCCTCTTTCAaattcttcatatttttattcattttttcttttgatattAATACTACGAATATGattgtgtttttttcattGGGATTCTGTGTTGGAACCCAAAGATTTGGTGCTTTTGTTTGAGTATgtaaagtaaaatgaaatgaaaaggcTACTAATATGATGTGTTAGTGGCCCACCTCAATAATTTGGAGAGGAAATATATACTAGGAGTGTGTGGGTAGGATTATTGTAGTGAGGAATAACATAGTACAAATTTGATAACTTTATTTGTGGGGAAGTGTTATTTTGtaagtactactccatatgaTATGATACTGATTGAGtggaattttaaatataacaaattgGAAATTGTTCAATTATAGTATGTggctaattaatttaatacgtaaaatatagtactctaTATAGATTTAGActgaaattttttgttaaataaagtataatagTGCCTCAACTCTGCTACTTGATCTAGATTTCATTAACTACGTTTTACGAATTAATAGTATAACGACactacataaatatatttcgCCATGTAATTATTGTAAGATATTATTGCTATATATTATGTGTACCTTCAATGTCGCATGAACACATTGATAGATTGGTTAATGTTCgagccaattttaaagtttttgtttatttattgttcGCATACAATTGTGTTAGATGAATACTACTTTAATCGCTTACGGaaaatacttttcttttttaaaaataatttatttcaatatgagaattatatagtactagaaAAGAGACGACAAAACGTTGTGACACTCTTTCATGTTATGAAGGCAAAGAAACTAAATTAACGAAAGGCATGATAAGCATCACTATCACTTAGTAACTTTCTTAGAAATGTCATTTTAAGCTTACTTTCAGAATTTATCATTAGGTACCCAAAAAAAACGAGTTTGTAATTTGTTGTACTAATAATTGTACTGTCAATTAAAAATGGTGAAACCACCAATTACATGTTAAaagtatttcatattttattttactatagtagtagtaaaaatgATTGATATGATCCTAAGTTTCATGCTTTAACTttccatttattaaaatattaaattcaatttcaattgttttaacataaattttcaacatgCTATAGCTAAAAACAGCTccaaactttatattttattatctggTTATCAAATTTGTGGGATatattaatcaaatactacCATTATTGTTTGACAATTTTATtcttaacaattaaatattactccctccgtccccgattaagagtcacacttttccatttcggtccgtccccaattaagagtcacacttcatttttaccataaatggtagtaggtctcacattccactaactcacttcactcacattttattataaaaccaatataaaaaagtgggtctcacattccactaactttttcaattaacttttctttacatttcttaaaacccgtgtccggtcaaactATGACTGCTaatggggacggagggagtatattttttcagtACATTGTTGCAAACtaattcaaaaattacaaaaactcAATTGGATCCAAACCAAACCagaaaattccaaataaatttaaaattccaatttattcaaatttcagaTATTTTTGGCACAGGTCTCATTCCAAAATCCAAACTCTAAGGTTATGAAATGATAACAAAGTTTGAATCCTCAGAAACGGGTCGAATTCACACACCCCAACCCGACAACCCGGTTCCCAGCCCTTTATCCTGTCACACACAGCTGCTCTCCAACAAAACATGTAAGGAGGGTTTTCTCCTCCTCcccctctctcctctctctctaccCCTATCTCATCTCAAATCCTCCATTTTTCCTAGGGTTTCTTCCAATCTCACCTCCAAACTTCACAATTCAACCCAAAACACTTCAAGATCTCCCTCGGCAAAACAAGCGATGCATTCGGGTTTCGAAATCACCGGCATCCACCACccgcagcagcagcagcagcagcaacccGACAACCCGCTTCTACTGTCCATGAACCCGACCCATATGCTCGACCAAATCCACACCTCCCAACAACCGCTACTCCTCCCACCCCACTACCCCCCCTCCCCCTTCTTCCCCCTCAACTTCAAGCTCGGCCTCAACGAGgttggcggcggcggagatgGCTTGCTCCGTGGGAGTCAGCAATACCACCTGCCCGAGGCCCGACAATCCTCTCTCGGAATGCTCCACTCACAATTTTGGtaaactatatttttttttgttttgtttttttggtttaaacCACGGGGGCACTGAATTCGCCTTTTTGACGGAATCCGACTAATCCTGCTCGACCGGGTTTGCGGATCAAGGCCGGAAGTTTGAACCCGTGACCTCAAAATCACCACAGctccacaaattttaataatgtgacatcacattattaaaattctcaatttaattcaagaaaattgagtgttttatttttatttttataattttataaatattgcGTAGGGAACCCCTTCCAGCAGAAGCATCCAATGAAAACAGTGAAATAGCTAGGCGGAGGGAAAATCTAGCGACCTGTTTGGACgcgaaaaatagagcacatttcAGCGAGCTGGAAGCCGTGTACAAACGTCACGGCAATGCTGAATCCACCCAAACAGCCCCTAACTTAACACCACTCCCCGAAGAGGAACCTTCGAGAACCAAAGCGAAGAAgacgaagaggaagaagaagaaaacgacGGATTCGGATTCGGATCCGCAGAAATTCACTCCGATGGAGGAATTCTTCGAGAATTTAGTGAAGCAGGTGCTGGAGCACCAGGAGAATCTGCAGCGGAAATTCACGGAGGTGATCGATCGGCTGAGCGAGGAGCGGAGGGCGAGGGAGGAGGCGTGGAGGAGTCAGGAGCGCGCGCATCTCGAGCGCGAGGCGGCGGCGAGGGCGCGCGAGAAGGCGATGGCGAAGAGCCGCGAGGCGACGATCGTTTCGTATCTGGAGAAGATCACGGGACAGCGGATTAATATgccggcggcggaggcggaggcgaACGCCAGCGACGACTCGAATTGCGGAGGCGGAGAGGATCGAGATCGGGATTGAGGGGAGTGATTTGAGCTGGTAAATTAAAATGCGCTTTTTACGGTTTGCAGAAGAATCgctgttttgtttttgtaatgTAGAAATTTAGGCGAAGATGAGaactcataaaaatttaactgaCTATTAATAACGtttagtttatatatttgagTATATAGCAGATGGATTGCGTCAGTGTGCTgactaatttacagtaataactaataatttttaatttaatatattaaaattattaatataaaaacataattatatcaatagtaaatttaaaatataaacacaaagacataagtttattaaaacaagaatattgataaatttatgtctttgtgttgatatttttaacacattaaattgatattagttattagtactatagtaGATAACCATTTTATTCACTTAAGATAGCTTGTTTCATGGAGTAGTAACTTTTTAAGAAACTAAACCAAAATcttaaactaaattaaacaACACAAATACAATTTTGACcgatttaattttagaaacattTGAATCAAGTgcatttaaacaaaatattaataaaactaattataaatctttatattactagtattactaTTACGTATGAATAAGAGTACGTAGTAATTGCATAATTTTCCCGGCGTGACGTGGCGGTGGGGCCCCGGCGGCGCAGAAGTGACGGAAAAAGTCCTCGAGCTTTCGAGATAAAGCTGCTGATTTCAGTCCCGTGTTTTACCTTTATGTGAGttagtgtgttttttttttctctgctGAAACTGATGCAGCTGCATTAATGCCACTCCTGCATGCCCTACTTTGTCCACCTGTTTATTTTCCAttgtttttgtatatttttttttaattaatcaatcattAAAATTGTTTGTCGGAAAGGTCGATTGTTGGGTCTAAAGCGATCGGGGAATGTGGTTTGGCCGAAACTTCTTGGTTTCTGGGATATGTAGCGTGATCTCGATCGCTATGCGGGTTGGGTGTTTAGTTTTTCAGGCCAGTTTTATCACGAGTGTTGGCCATTTTTTGATTGGGTTGTAGTCGTAATTGGTGAAGCCATAATTTTGACGTGAAGGGcatgtaaaaaattatatgattgTTCATTGTCAATAGCGATGGGATAACTCTCTTATCGCCAGAAGCAGTTCTTACTGATTTGTAGACAGCTAAAAGGATGAAACAACTATAAATGAGTTTATGCTAGCCAACTACCCCACTTTGTATTTCATACCCTTGTTTTCCATACCATTAAACTACCCCTTCTGTTCTCatacaatcataaaaattccAGTTGGGCAGATTATGTAATCATGCATAGCGATGGGATAACTCTCTTATCGCCAGAAGCAGTTCTTACTGATTTGTAGACAGCTAAAAGGATGAAACAACTATAAATGAGTTTATGCTAGCCAACTACCCCACTTTGTATTTCATACCCTTGTTTTCCATACCATTAAACTACCCCTTCTGTTCTCatacaatcataaaaattccAGTTGGGCAGATTATGTAATCATGCAtagaatgttttttttttactttataatcAAGACAATTCTCTATGATTTGTAGAAATCTAAACGAATGAGACAACTATAAATGAGTTTATACCAGCCAACCACCGCACTTGTTTTTGAAACCCCTTGTTTTCTACTCTTTCATTTCGGCTCGTCATAAACTACTCACACTATATATAGTTTAAGTTCgaattaatgtatttaattaatatgttacaTTAAGTTAGGAGTTCCTTTATTAAGTGATAtctcattacacttaaaattctaatttaattatattaaaaaatcaatcctaaatttatggtctaaaatgaaaagtgggaATAACAAGGGGGGTACTAAACTACACCTCATGTTTTCACACGACCATTAAAAATACCAATTAACTCTGATTATATAAccatggttttttttttctaatttataacCAAGACAGTTCTTGCTGATTTGTAGACACCTAAGAGGATGAGACAACTATAAGTGAGTCTATACCAGTCAACCACTCCTTTGTTTTACAGGCACCTTGTTTTCCATACCACTAATCTACACATATTGTTTTCATATAAGCACcaataatacaattaaatCTGATTATGTAACCATGGATTTTTTGCGAATCAGATTAAATACCTCATCGAAAAATATATGATAAATACTTCATGCACATAAGAGTAAACTCATTATTGATTTGTAGACATTTCATAAGATAAGATTATTCATATGTCTATTTGTCTCTATATCTATATCTCGTTATATCTCCAGGTATATCTCTATATCTATTTAAACTTTTACAatgtcatttaaaaaaaaattatatgtcTATCTTTCTCTATATCTCTATATCTATACCTTATATCTCCATGTACATCTCTatatctagtttttttttcatttcaatatttcCATCAATATAGTTCTTGGAATTCTATTTGATTCTTATCCATCCACCttgaacaaataaataaataaaaaggaaattttagttataataGTAATTCTCAAGAAATATGGAATTCctataaaaaagagagagttGAAAACTCtacaaaatatgaataaataaaataaaatctgcatactttataaatcataaatatgtactccctccgtcccaagataagtgacttgtattcctttttggggtgtcccactataaatgacctatttccatttttagtaaaaagtcatctctcttactttatttttcacctactttattc
The genomic region above belongs to Salvia hispanica cultivar TCC Black 2014 chromosome 3, UniMelb_Shisp_WGS_1.0, whole genome shotgun sequence and contains:
- the LOC125211613 gene encoding uncharacterized protein LOC125211613, encoding MHSGFEITGIHHPQQQQQQQPDNPLLLSMNPTHMLDQIHTSQQPLLLPPHYPPSPFFPLNFKLGLNEVGGGGDGLLRGSQQYHLPEARQSSLGMLHSQFWEPLPAEASNENSEIARRRENLATCLDAKNRAHFSELEAVYKRHGNAESTQTAPNLTPLPEEEPSRTKAKKTKRKKKKTTDSDSDPQKFTPMEEFFENLVKQVLEHQENLQRKFTEVIDRLSEERRAREEAWRSQERAHLEREAAARAREKAMAKSREATIVSYLEKITGQRINMPAAEAEANASDDSNCGGGEDRDRD